The sequence AAATGCTGCTGATACTAATGCAAGACATATACCCAGTGCTACTCCAAATGAGTGATTTCCAATTTCTCCCATCATAATATATCCTGAATAATCTTGTGATACATATCCAAGAGTAATTAATAATAGTAATACTGGAATATAATATGAAGCTGAACCCATGAATATGAGTGCTACAGCAGATAAGAGTGACATTACAATTACACTTATACATGCACTTCCAGGTTGCATATCTGCAATATTAAGAATTTGTACCATTAATGCTACAAGAATTGCAACCGGACCCATGATAAAGTAACCATAGATCATAACAATTAGAATACCAATTCCACGGAAGAATTGACCTACTTCTATGTATGATCCTAGACGTTTTCGTCCAATTATATCATCTATGAACGCTGTAATACCAATAATAGCTATAAGATAATTATAAGGAGCTGGGAAAAACAGTAACATAACTATAAATGGTGCTATACCTACTGCTTTTGGAATTCCACCCCTAATATCTTCAAATAAATTTCCTTTAATCTTAATGAATGCTACTGTAAATAGTATTGTTAAAATTAAAGTGAGAATAAAAGCAACTATCCACATTAGATAGATTTCCATATTTATTCACCTTTTTTATTAATTTGTTATTACTTATGTTAATAGATATTATATTATAAAATATAAATTATTTTTCCATATATTGAGATTAAAGTTTTTATTTTTTCCTATTTTTTTTTTTATTCATAACGACTAAAGTATTCAGCAAGTTTTTCAATAACATCGCTTGTTGGA comes from Methanosphaera cuniculi and encodes:
- a CDS encoding cell wall biosynthesis protein produces the protein MEIYLMWIVAFILTLILTILFTVAFIKIKGNLFEDIRGGIPKAVGIAPFIVMLLFFPAPYNYLIAIIGITAFIDDIIGRKRLGSYIEVGQFFRGIGILIVMIYGYFIMGPVAILVALMVQILNIADMQPGSACISVIVMSLLSAVALIFMGSASYYIPVLLLLITLGYVSQDYSGYIMMGEIGNHSFGVALGICLALVSAAFTKIVAPAAFYPVEFLVMLILFMITAILIAKLREETLKYYLENYLNIQNPTFGDYVMDVLTGGGLGDLIRTLVFNRNEHYHVENEILIKLGARRLLYNPVRKSKKAKKASLTKKTSLGYDEEGFIK